In the Blautia coccoides genome, GGAGTGGTGAGAGATGTGCTTGCGATATTTTAGAAGAAATGCATATTACACAGCCAACGCTGTCACATCATATGAAAATCTTGTGTGATGCTGGCGTTGTGACTGGAAGAAAAGAAGGAAAGTGGATGCACTATTCTATTTCAAATGAGGGTTTGAGTGAAGCTATGAGATGTTTGGAGCATTTTGTCAACTGCTCCAAGTATGAAAGTGGGAAGTC is a window encoding:
- a CDS encoding ArsR/SmtB family transcription factor, giving the protein MDNKKIAVMFKAFCDENRLQILGLLRSGERCACDILEEMHITQPTLSHHMKILCDAGVVTGRKEGKWMHYSISNEGLSEAMRCLEHFVNCSKYESGKSC